From Candoia aspera isolate rCanAsp1 chromosome 8, rCanAsp1.hap2, whole genome shotgun sequence, a single genomic window includes:
- the ADGRA3 gene encoding adhesion G protein-coupled receptor A3 — MAGPGRTPPPGLFLLLLALVDGGGGGPGLPAGCKQDGGGGGGRPRGSKAAPPGAAGGKVVCSSLALAHVLPPGALPARTVTLILSNNKISGLKNGSFAGLSLLERLDLKNNLISVIDPGAFLGLTSLKRLDLTNNQIGCLNADIFKGLTNLIRLNLSGNLFSLLAQGTFDHLTSLKALEFQTDYLLCDCNMLWMQQWLQERNITVRDTRCAYPKSLQAQPILSVKQGLLTCDPPLELPSFSMTPSHRQVVFEGDSLPFHCMVSYIDQDMQVLWYQDGKIVETDESQGIFVEKNMVRNCSVIASALTISNIQAGSTGNWGCHVHSRRGNNSRTVDIVVLNSSAQYCPLERVVNNKGDFRWPRTLAGITAYLLCTRYSTGSGIYMGSSQDEKRAWRRCSRGGLWAEEDYSRCQYANDATRVLYMFNQMPLNLTNAVATARQLLAYTVEAANFSDKMDVIFVAEMIEKFGRFAEKYKELGDVMVDIASNIMLADEHILWMAQREAKACTRIVQCLQRIATYRLANGAQVYSTYSPNIAVEAYVIKGSSFTGMTCTVFQKIAATDRTGFSDYGRRDLDGSLDKQLGFKCNVSNTLSSLALKNTVVEASIQLPPALFSQRHKREIRPTEDAVCRLQLIAFRNGKLFPSTGNSTTLTADRKRLTVVTPVILTKTDGVSLPYQDVPINVTLRRIAHGTEAVAAQWDFDLLNGQGGWKSDGCHILFSDENVTTIQCFSLSNYAVLMDLTGYTQSADLLHPVIYVSAVILLMCLLMIKISYIYHHSVIRISRKSWHMLINLSFHIFLTCVIFVGGITQSKHASICQAVGIILHYSTLATLLWMGVTSRNIYKQVTRKAKQCQDPGEPPPPPRPMLRFYLIGGGIPVIVCGITAAANIRNYGSKPHSAYCWMAWEPSLGAFYGPAGFIIFVNCMYFLSIFIQLKRHPERKFEFKEPNEEQQRLATNEHGSLNNQDSLSLSLVSTTALENEHSFHTQLRGVSLTLFLYVALWILGALSVSSSYPLDLVFSCFFGLLCLCLSSFLILHHGVNREDVRHSWLMSCCPGRSTYSVQVNIQPSSSGSGPNGDSAKCTNSSAESSCTNKSASSLKNSLQGCKLTNIQVAAAQCPPGLVAPSAAPLDNSLTEHSVDNEIKMHVAPLEMPLRTNGHPSRHHKNRSKGHRASRLTVLREYAYDVPTSVEGSIQNGLIKTRPTLAEGHSRTRRAYLAYRERQYSQSQPDSSDAYSTLQKGHRNTDKTMPPIFRKDTLRKPIVVELEGQQKSYGLNLAVQNGPPKSSTQDGAFLSADSTGNIRTGLWKHETTV, encoded by the exons AGATTTAACAAATAACCAAATAGGATGTCTGAATGCAgatatttttaaaggattaaCAAATCTCATTAGATT AAATCTTTCAGGaaatttattttcattgcttGCCCAAGGAACCTTTGATCATCTAACTTCATTAAAAGCTCT cgAATTTCAGACAGATTATCTGCTTTGTGATTGTAATATGCTGTGGATGCAACAGTGGTTACAAGAAAGAAATATAACTGTCCGTGACACCAGATGCGCATACCCAAAGTCACTGCAGGCTCAACCAATTTTGAGTGTTAAGCAAGGGCTTCTAACGTGTG ATCCCCCCTTGGAATTGCCATCTTTCTCCATGACCCCCTCTCATCGGCAGGTTGTATTTGAAGGAGACAGTCTGCCTTTCCACTGCATGGTTTCATATATTGATCAAGACATGCAGGTTCTTTGGTATCAGGATGGGAAGATAGTTGAAACTGATGAATCCCAGGGTATTTTTGTTGAGAAAAATATGGTTCGTAACTGCTCTGTAATTGCAAG TGCCCTGACCATCTCAAATATTCAAGCTGGATCTACCGGAAACTGGGGATGTCATGTGCATTCCAGACGTGGGAATAATTCAAGAACTGTGGACATTGTGGTATTGAACAGCTCTGCACAGTACTGCCCACTGGAAAGGGTTGTGAACAATAAAGGCGACTTCAG GTGGCCCAGAACTTTGGCAGGCATCACTGCATACCTGCTGTGCACGCGATACTCCACTGGCAGTGGAATCTACATGGGCAGCTCTCAGGATGAGAAGAGAGCTTGGCGGAGATGTAGTAGGGGAGGACTCTGGGCTGAAGAGGATTACTCACGTTGCCAGTACGCAAATGATGCTACTAGAGTCCTGTATATGTTTAATCAG ATGCCTCTGAATCTCACCAATGCTGTAGCCACAGCCCGACAGTTATTGGCATACACTGTAGAAGCAGCAAACTTTTCTGACAAAATGGATGTTATTTTTGTGGCTGAAATGATAGAAAAATTTGGAAGATTTGCCGAGAAATACAAAGAG CTAGGCGATGTGATGGTTGATATTGCTAGTAATATAATGCTAGCTGATGAACATATACTGTGGATGGCCCAGAGAGAAGCCAAAGCCTGTACTAGAATTGTACAGTGCTTACAAAGGATTGCAACATACCGGCTAGCTAATGGGGCTCAGGTTTACTCAACG TATTCTCCAAATATTGCAGTGGAAGCTTATGTAATAAAGGGCTCTAGCTTTACTGGGATGACCTGCACAGTATTTCAGAAGATAGCTGCAACAGATCGCACAGGGTTTTCTGACTACGGACGAAGAGATCTGGATGGAAGTCTTGACAAGCAACTGGGCTTTAAATGCAATGTCTCAAATACATTGTCAAGCCTAGCACTTAAG AACACAGTTGTAGAGGCTTCTATACAGTTGCCACCTGCCTTGTTTTCACAAAGGCACAAAAGAGAAATCAGGCCCACAGAGGATGCGGTCTGCAGGCTTCAACTGATTGCATTCCGTAACGGGAAACTCTTCCCGTCTACAGGGAATTCAACAACTCTAACCGCTGATAGAAAACGCCTCACTGTGGTGACcccagtcatcctcaccaaaacAG ATGGCGTAAGTCTACCCTATCAGGACGTTCCCATCAATGTGACCCTGCGGCGCATTGCACATGGAACAGAAGCTGTTGCAGCTCAGTGGGACTTTGATTTACTGAATGGACAAGGTGGCTGGAAATCAGATGGATGCCACATCCTTTTTTCTGATGAAAATGTGACAACCATACAGTGTTTCTCACTAAGTAATTATGCAGTCCTGATG GATTTGACAGGGTATACCCAGTCCGCTGATCTTCTACATCCAGTTATCTATGTGTCTGCTGTGATTCTGCTGATGTGCCTCTTGATGATCAAAATTAGCTACATATATCACCACAG CGTCATCAGGATCAGCCGTAAAAGCTGGCACATGTTGATTAACCTCAGCTTTCATATTTTCTTGACATGTGTGATATTTGTTGGAGGCATAACCCAGAGCAAGCATGCTAGCATCTGCCAAGCA GTTGGGATAATCTTGCACTATTCTACCCTTGCCACTCTGTTGTGGATGGGAGTCACATCTAGGAACATCTATAAGCAAGTCACTAGAAAAGCCAAGCAGTGCCAGGATCCCGGGGAACCACCCCCTCCTCCAAGGCCGATGCTGAG GTTCTACCTGATTGGTGGAGGAATCCCTGTCATAGTTTGTGGGATAACAGCTGCTGCAAATATAAGGAATTATGGAAGCAAACCCCACTCGGCATA ttgTTGGATGGCATGGGAACCAAGTTTGGGAGCTTTTTATGGACCTGCTGGCTTCATTATTTTTGTAAACTGCATGTATTTTCTCAGCATATTTATACAACTGAAAAGGCACCCTGAACGTAAATTTGAATTTAAGGAACCGAATGAAGAGCAGCAGCGTCTGGCCACCAATGAACACGGCAGCCTGAACAATCAAGActctctgtctctgtcattggtTTCCACTACAGCTCTGGAAAATGAGCATAGCTTCCATACACAACTTCGGGGCGTGAGCCTCACTTTATTTCTGTATGTGGCTTTGTGGATTTTGGGGGCCCTCTCTGTTTCATCATCTTACCCCTTGGATTTAGTATTCAGTTGCTTTTTTGGACTCCTGTGTTTGTGCCTTAGCAGTTTTTTAATACTTCATCATGGCGTTAATAGGGAAGACGTCCGGCATTCTTGGCTAATGTCCTGCTGTCCTGGAAGGAGCACGTATTCGGTACAGGTTAACATTCAGCCCTCTTCCAGCGGAAGCGGCCCGAATGGCGATTCTGCCAAGTGCACCAATAGCAGTGCAGAATCATCATGCACTAACAAAAGTGCATCAAGCTTAAAAAATTCTTTGCAAGGTTGCAAATTAACCAATATCCAGGTTGCGGCAGCCCAGTGTCCCCCGGGTCTTGTAGCACCAAGCGCTGCCCCTCTTGACAACAGTCTTACCGAACACTCTGTAGACAACGAAATCAAAATGCACGTGGCCCCTTTAGAGATGCCTTTACGGACAAACGGGCACCCAAGTCGCCACcacaaaaacagaagcaaaggaCACCGCGCCAGCAGACTGACTGTCTTGCGGGAGTATGCTTACGATGTTCCCACCAGCGTGGAAGGGAGCATCCAGAATGGCTTGATTAAGACGCGTCCAACTCTTGCCGAAGGGCATTCAAGGACCCGAAGAGCTTACTTGGCATACAGGGAACGGCAGTATAGCCAGTCCCAGCCAGACAGCAGCGACGCTTATAGCACTCTTCAAAAAGGGCACCGGAATACCGATAAAACGATGCCACCCATCTTCAGAAAGGACACACTGAGGAAGCCCATAGTGGTTGAACTGGAAGGGCAGCAGAAGTCCTATGGCTTGAATTTAGCTGTCCAGAACGGACCCCCAAAAAGCAGCACCCAGGACGGGGCATTTCTGAGTGCCGACAGCACTGGAAATATCAGGACTGGCTTATGGAAACATGAAACTACTGTGTAG